GTTAAAGCAAAAAAGCGATGGAGTCTCTTATCCTATCCCATATTGGAAATCCATTGTATCTTTCCAGAGAACTACGATCCTGACTGCCTCAAGAGGCAAATTGGTATACTCGCTCTTACCCTGGCCGTCATTCACCTTGATTTTTATAACTCAAATTAATAATAAAAATCCCTCTCTATTTAAAAGAGAGGGATTTGCTGATTTATCTATCTTTTGAAAACTTCTGATACAATTTCATAGGAACGCAATCTTTCCTGATGATCAAAGATCTGAGCGTTGACAATCATTTCATCCGCTTGTGTTTCATCAAGGAAAGCCTGAAGTTTTGTTTTAACTGTTTCCGGTGTGCCGATGATGGTTGTTCGAAGTGACTGTTCAACGGAAGCTCTTTCATAATTGGACCAGATTCCTTCCATCGTTTCTACAGGTGGCTTGAGCTTGGATGGAATGCCTCTGACAAGATTCAGGAACTGCTGCTGCATGGAAGTTGCCAAATAGGCAGCTTTTTCTGCTGTATCCGCAGCAATCACGTTAACTCCCACCATAGCATACGGCTTGTCCAATACCTCTGATGGTTTAAAGTTTCTGCGGTACACATCAAGAGCAGGCAATGTGTTGTCAGGAGAGAAGTGGCTTGCGAAAGAGAACGGCAGGCCGAGCTCTGCTGCAAGCCGTGCACTGAATCCGCTTGAACCGAGCAGCCAAATCGGAATATCAAGTCCTTCACCCGGAATGGCTCTTACAGGATTGCCTGATCCGTCTGGTTTTAAATACGCACGGAGTTCGTCCACC
This genomic stretch from Fictibacillus marinisediminis harbors:
- a CDS encoding LLM class flavin-dependent oxidoreductase, translating into MSQQNQSSAKKQLQDIPFSVLDLSPIVIGGNATESLQNTLDLAQHAEKWDYNRFWLAEHHSMPGIASSATAVVIGHVARGTEKIRVGSGGIMLPNHAPLVIAEQFGTLESLFPGRIDLGLGRAPGTDQVTAKALRRENMSNGEDFPEQVDELRAYLKPDGSGNPVRAIPGEGLDIPIWLLGSSGFSARLAAELGLPFSFASHFSPDNTLPALDVYRRNFKPSEVLDKPYAMVGVNVIAADTAEKAAYLATSMQQQFLNLVRGIPSKLKPPVETMEGIWSNYERASVEQSLRTTIIGTPETVKTKLQAFLDETQADEMIVNAQIFDHQERLRSYEIVSEVFKR